The DNA region GTCGCATCTCCCCAAGTCCCCAGAGGTCATCGTAATTGCGGTAGCGATGCCAGCCCCGTTCCGGGTTTGGCAGGGGTTCGGTGGTTTTTTCGTAGTAGATGGGCGGTGCCGTGTGGAGAAGAGCCGCAGAGAAAAGACAGATGATTGTGGTACGAAACAGTACGGGATGCAACATGGGGGGCCCCCTCTCGCGGGAACGGGATGGTATCTGAGGTAAGTGTACTATTTTTGCTGCGGTACGTCAAGGGGGGGGGGATGTGTGGTAAAATGTATTTCCATAGCCCATCACATACAACACATTGTACTCTCTTGCAAACCATGAATGCTGGGAAGGCGATTTTACGGAGCTCAGGTATATACAACGGCATTTCTCCCCGACTCTTTTGCGGCATATAATCTCGTATCTGCAAGAGATACTAACTCATCTAGAGATGATGCTTCATGGGATGATGCAACCCCAATGCTGACAGATAGAGGATGCGTGCGGTTTTCTTTGTGTATAGATTTTTTCGCAATTTCCTCCCGTTTTCTTTCATAAATGCTAAGGTGGTCAGGAAGTGTGGTTTGTGGTGATATGATGAGGAACTCTTCTCCTCCATATCTGCCAAATACATCGTATTCCCGGAGGGAAGACGTGAAAGACTCGCATATTTCTTTTAACGTATCATCACCTATAGAATGGCCAAAAAGGTCATTTATCTTTTTAAAATGATCGATATCAACAAAGCCAAGGGTAAAATTGTTTTTGGTTCGGGTAAATCGAGCCCACTCCTTAGACAATGCCTCCATAATAGCCCTTCTATTTAAAATACCCGTAAGGGGATCATGGGTTGCCTGATGTTGTAATAATTTCTGTGCTTCAATAAGGGAGCATTGCAATTCTATCATTCGAAATCCAACCTTGACCCTGT from Chitinivibrio alkaliphilus ACht1 includes:
- a CDS encoding GGDEF domain-containing protein; translation: RVKVGFRMIELQCSLIEAQKLLQHQATHDPLTGILNRRAIMEALSKEWARFTRTKNNFTLGFVDIDHFKKINDLFGHSIGDDTLKEICESFTSSLREYDVFGRYGGEEFLIISPQTTLPDHLSIYERKREEIAKKSIHKENRTHPLSVSIGVASSHEASSLDELVSLADTRLYAAKESGRNAVVYT